GGTATTGCTACTATTAAACTTTAATTAAAGCGTACATAATCTTTAATTAAAAAGGCAATTAGAAATTAAATTGTGCGATGAAAAAATATTCAAGAAGAGAAATAAATAAAAAGTAAAAGGGCCAACATTTAAGTTGACCCTTTGTACTTACTAACCCATTAAATTCTGTTGCTAAATTACAAATTACACCCACATAAAAAAATAAATTTTGCCAGATGTGCATAAGTTTTTCTAACGGGAACGCTTAGGGTAGGTATGAGGAATAATTTTTATAAATATTTGATATTCAATTATATATAAAAATGTTTAAGCGTAAAATTTTTTTAAATTTCTGAAGAAATCATAACAAAAATTTGACAAATAGCAGAATAGTAAGCCCAAATTATATAATTATTAAAGATAATATATTTGAGTTGTTTAAGCCTGTTTTAGGAAAAATTTTAAAACCTCTTAATGCATGGACTTATAATTTAGGGCTTAACATGAATTATTCCGGAATTTCAGTTATTTTTTCGTCCACAGCATTGGCAACTATACGATTCGTTACCTTTTTAACAGGGTTGCTTCTTTGCTCTTCATACTCTTTCCGGTTTTTTATAATGTCAACTGCTTTAAAGATCGCTTCTCTAAAGGAAGATTCATCTGCTTTATTTTTTCCGGCAATATCAAATGCAACACCATGGTCCGGAGAAGTACGAATGCCATTCAAGCCAGCCGTATAGTTAACGCCTTCTCCATGCGCTAATGATTTAAAAGGAATCAAACCCTGGTCGTGATACATTGCCAATACTGCATCAAATTTTTCGTGATGACCACGTGCAAAAAATGCATCGGCACTATAAGGACCAAAACAGAAGATATCTTTTTGCTTGGCGTCTTTAATAGCCGGACGAATAATTTCTTCTTCTTCTTTACCAATCAACCCTTCATCGCCTGCATGAGGATTTAATCCCAGCACAGCAATTTTAGGCTTATCAATTAAAAAATCTTTTTTAAGGGAATTATTAATTATCTGCAGCTTGCTTAAAATATTTTCTTTAGTAACATATTTTGTGATCTCTTTCACAGGAACGTGTTCTGTCAGCAATGCCACACGCATGTTTTCTGCTACCATGAACATTACCACATCCTGTACACCGAATAAATTTTTTAAATAAGGAGTATGTCCTGTGAAGTTAAACTCTGCTGATTGAGTATTCTTTTTATGAATCGGAGCTGTAACTAGTCCATCTATCTTACCTTCTTTCAAAGCTTGCCCTGCAATTTGTAAACTTTGTACAGCATATTTGCCTCCTGCATCCGTTAATTGTCCGGGAGTAATATTTACTTCTTCTTCCCAGCAATTGTAAAGGTTTATTTGCTTGTGATTAATACGGCTGGAATCTTTAATACTCGAAAAATTGAAATTAATATCAGGAACACCTTTGCGATAAAAGTTTAATACTTTATTGCTGGCAAAAATTACCGGTGTACATATTTCTAACAAACGATTATCACTAACCGTTTTTATTATTAATTCTAATCCTATTCCATTAATATCGCCACAGCTGATGCCTATAACGGGTCTTTGTTCACTCATCTTAAAAATATTAGTTTGTAAAAGTACGATAATATGTAAAAAGCCAAAAGGTAAG
The Ferruginibacter albus DNA segment above includes these coding regions:
- the pdxA gene encoding 4-hydroxythreonine-4-phosphate dehydrogenase PdxA; the encoded protein is MSEQRPVIGISCGDINGIGLELIIKTVSDNRLLEICTPVIFASNKVLNFYRKGVPDINFNFSSIKDSSRINHKQINLYNCWEEEVNITPGQLTDAGGKYAVQSLQIAGQALKEGKIDGLVTAPIHKKNTQSAEFNFTGHTPYLKNLFGVQDVVMFMVAENMRVALLTEHVPVKEITKYVTKENILSKLQIINNSLKKDFLIDKPKIAVLGLNPHAGDEGLIGKEEEEIIRPAIKDAKQKDIFCFGPYSADAFFARGHHEKFDAVLAMYHDQGLIPFKSLAHGEGVNYTAGLNGIRTSPDHGVAFDIAGKNKADESSFREAIFKAVDIIKNRKEYEEQRSNPVKKVTNRIVANAVDEKITEIPE